From a region of the Triticum aestivum cultivar Chinese Spring chromosome 7D, IWGSC CS RefSeq v2.1, whole genome shotgun sequence genome:
- the LOC123165686 gene encoding pre-mRNA cleavage factor Im 25 kDa subunit 1 codes for MGLEMAPVEEERSPEQPELQIYPLCRYYFGARDARPCAGETAADRALRLKANFAARGLRTCVHGVLLVELSGHPHVLLLQVRNSSFLLPGGRLRPAEQDVQGLKRKLSSKLAAADRNGDHHWQIGECIGMWWRSEFEARPFPYPPPNTRAPKECVKLFLVRLPMARQFVVPRNLKLLAVPLSQIHDNPQVYGPIISGVPNLLSKFSFNLVRD; via the exons ATGGGGCTGGAGATGGCGCCGGTGGAAGAGGAGAgatcgccggagcagccggagctgcAGATTTACCCGCTGTGCCGCTACTACTTCGGCGCCAGGGACGCCCGGCCATGCGCCGGCGAGACTGCCGCCGACCGCGCCCTCCGCCTCAAGGCCAA CTTCGCGGCTCGCGGGCTCCGGACCTGCGTCCATGGCGTCCTGCTGGTCGAGCTCTCGGGTCACCCCCACGTGCTGCTCCTGCAAGTCAGGAACTCCTCCTTCCTGCTCCCGGGCGGCCGCCTCAGGCCTGCCGAGCAAG ATGTCCAAGGCCTGAAACGCAAGCTCTCCAGCAAGCTAGCGGCCGCGGATCGAAACGGCGACCACCACTGGCAG ATCGGGGAGTGCATTGGCATGTGGTGGAGATCCGAATTCGAGGCCAGGCCGTTTCCATATCCGCCTCCGAACACTCGTGCACCCAAG GAATGCGTAAAGCTGTTCTTGGTTAGGCTGCCCATGGCTCGccagttcgtcgtgccgaggaACCTCAAGCTCCTAGCCGTGCCTCTGTCCCAGATTCACGACAATCCTCAG GTATATGGTCCAATCATATCTGGAGTTCCGAATCTGCTCTCCAAGTTCTCCTTCAACCTTGTCAGGGACTGA